The Armatimonadia bacterium genome contains the following window.
GAGAGACTGACGGCGGCCCCGGTTCGGTACCCTCTCAGAGCTCAATGCCCGGCTGAGCGGGAAGGCCGTCGTCGTGGGGATGCTTGATAGCCTCCATGTGTGTGACCAGGTCGGCGGCTTCGATCAACTCCGGCGGCGCATCGCGGCCCGTCAGGACCACGTGCATTCCAGCCGGTCGTTTCGAAAGCGCTGCCAGGACATCGCCGACGGGGAGCACACCCGCCTTCATGCAGTATGTGACCTCATCCAGGATCACCAGGTTCCACCAGGGCGACTGCAGAGCCGTGCAGGCCTCCTGCCAGGCCCCCCGGGCGGCTGCGATGTCCTCCGGCGTCCACTCGCCGATCACGAAGCCGCAACCGAGGGTCTTCATGGTGAAGCCAGGTCCCAGCCGGTCGGCCATCCGGTGTTCGCCGGTCTCCTCGCTGGCCTTGAGGAACTGTAGCACCAGGACACGCTGCCCGTGTCCCAGGGCACGCAGGGCAAGCCCTAACGCCGCCGTCGTCTTGCCCTTCCCGTCGCCGGTATACACGATCACCAAACCGTGCGGTTTGGCGGTCTCGGAAGCACTCATGTGCTCGATCCCTCCTCGTGAGACTATTCACGGTCCAGATTCCTTGGCTCCCGAGTCGCCTGGTCTTCAGGCCTTGCGTACGACCTGCCCGGCCAGTTCGTCGGTCACCTCGCCCTTCGCCAGCGCCACCTTGCCATTGACGATAACCCAGGGGATCCCCTTCGGGTACTGGTGCTGCTGCTCGAAGGTGGCGGCATCGATGATGCTGTTCCAGTCGAAGGCTACGATGTCTGCGTAGTTGCCACCGACCAGCACTCCGCGCTCGCGGAGGCCGAAACGTTCCGCTGTCAGGCTCGTGCACTTGCGCACGGCCTCCTCTACGGTCAACAGGCCCCGGTCGCGTCCATAGTGACCGATGATGCGCGGGAAGGTGCCATAGTTGCGCGGATGCGAGACGCCTTCGCCGAGCACCCGCAAGTGGCCGTCCGATCCGCCCACCACCAGGGGGTGCTGGTAGAACCTCTCGATGTTGGCCTCGCACATGACAAAGAAGATGCACGACACTCCGCCTTGCACGATCAGGTCGATGGCCACGTCCATGGGGTCCTTGCCGACCTCAGCCGCGTACTCGTCCAGACGCTTGCCGTCCAGTTCAGGTTTGGGATCCAGCGGCGCGAACATCACATTGTGCGGCCCGCCGATGAGGTTGAACTGGTCCGCGATGGCCCGTCGTAGGCGCTGGCTCCACCCCGCGTCGTACAGCGACTCCCAGCCTCCGCGAGCCTGCGCTTCGGAGCGAGCCCACATCGGCAGCAACGCCGAAACGCCGGTGAAGCAGGCGACGTAGGGATAGCGGTCGGCCATCACGTCAACACCTCGCCGCACGCCCTCCTCCATGAGGTCGAAAACAGCGTCAATCTTCCACCAGTTCCGCTGCCCGTAAGTCTTGATGTGCGAGATCTGCACCGGGCACTCGGCCCGAGCCCCAATCTCCAGGATCTCCTCAACCGCGCCCAGCAGCGAATCGCCCTCATTGCGGATGTGACTGGCGTAGAGACCGCCCTTGTTCGCTGCGGCCTTGGTGACCTCGGCGATCTCATCCGTGGTCACATAGGCCGGGAAGTAGCCGTTCGAGATGCCGAGTGCGCCTTCTTCCATTGCCTGGGTCACCAGGCCCTGCATCTGGCGGATCTCCTCCAGATTCGCGGGCCGTCCAGCTTCCCTCACCACCT
Protein-coding sequences here:
- the cobO gene encoding cob(I)yrinic acid a,c-diamide adenosyltransferase, encoding MSASETAKPHGLVIVYTGDGKGKTTAALGLALRALGHGQRVLVLQFLKASEETGEHRMADRLGPGFTMKTLGCGFVIGEWTPEDIAAARGAWQEACTALQSPWWNLVILDEVTYCMKAGVLPVGDVLAALSKRPAGMHVVLTGRDAPPELIEAADLVTHMEAIKHPHDDGLPAQPGIEL
- a CDS encoding amidohydrolase family protein, encoding MEFDLILRGGSIVDGTGAPARPGDVGINGERIAVIDDLSEAAAKQEIDVTGLIVAPGFIDPHNHAHNEARTGILSLPKAENYLRQGVTTLVAGNCGGSAWPVGEHFAAVARAGIRQNYAMLVGLGTVRGQVVREAGRPANLEEIRQMQGLVTQAMEEGALGISNGYFPAYVTTDEIAEVTKAAANKGGLYASHIRNEGDSLLGAVEEILEIGARAECPVQISHIKTYGQRNWWKIDAVFDLMEEGVRRGVDVMADRYPYVACFTGVSALLPMWARSEAQARGGWESLYDAGWSQRLRRAIADQFNLIGGPHNVMFAPLDPKPELDGKRLDEYAAEVGKDPMDVAIDLIVQGGVSCIFFVMCEANIERFYQHPLVVGGSDGHLRVLGEGVSHPRNYGTFPRIIGHYGRDRGLLTVEEAVRKCTSLTAERFGLRERGVLVGGNYADIVAFDWNSIIDAATFEQQHQYPKGIPWVIVNGKVALAKGEVTDELAGQVVRKA